The following nucleotide sequence is from Trifolium pratense cultivar HEN17-A07 linkage group LG2, ARS_RC_1.1, whole genome shotgun sequence.
ATATAGTATGAGTCTCATATCTCATGGCATATCACTATCCTCTATCACGACAAAGCCAAGTTAACCTACAAAATATGTATAGCTTTTGTCATTCATGTTGGTCACGTTAATTATATTGgccaacaaaaataataaatcaaatattttttatttgtgaaaAAAGAGTGGTCCAACATTTATTTGGGCCCAAAACAAACTTTTAGTGGATGTCATTAGAGGGTAAGTAATTTTTGAATGAGACCCTTTTAAATTTTGCTTTTGCATATTAGTACTTTACATTGatatcttactttttttttaaaataaattagagacctaaaataaagatttcAATATTCACAAATATTAGCTAAGagaaataacaaaattattagatCAAATATCGTGAGTGGAATTTGAACCATGACTCATCCACTTATGTGTGTGTAAATTTTCAATATAGTCATTTCGTATATCTACCAAAAAACAGACTTTAATTGTTTAGCTCGTAGATGGGAATGTGGTGATATTGAGAATTGAGATGCGATTTAATTAGTACTAACCCTAGATTTGTCGATTAATAGATTTGGATTGGAAGGTGAAAATCCATCATTCTTAATGAAAAGCAAATCAATGTGTGAAACTGTGGATGTTTTAGTCAATTTTGGGTGTAGTATGAAAGATGTGTCTTCTTTAATGTTTGTCCTAGTAATATTAATCATGTTTTCCTAGCGGATCTGATGGGGATGGCGGCCCTTCATTTAGTTCctttgtaatatattttttctggCCTAGGCCCTGAtgatcacaaaaaataaaattaacccTCAATTTTTTGTAAACTGTGGTCATGAGATCAAGGTTTTTGTATCTAATCTCACAAAATTATGAGAATAGAGCTATCTTTTCATCTAATTTACCCTGAATCATGTAACAATGCGTGTGAATATAAAATTGTTAATTAAGCCCGATGTTTTGTAAAACAACCTTCAAATAGTGGTCAAAAGATAAAGACTTATGCATCTTGGTGAAATTAGGTCAATAATGTTTAATCACAATATTCCAATGTAAATTATACACAGCTATAACAATAGTCATATCACCTTGTTTAACCATAATAATATAGTCACATGATTAACCACACATAAGCACAATGCAATCATAATTATAGTCAAGCcaacactgtttagcatgatcTCAACACATTTGTAACCACAATCACATGTTTAACCAGTATCTCAACACGAGTTCAACACAATCGTAACTAAAATCTTGTCAACACTATTTAACCATAACACTCGATCGTCAAATTTAAAGGATTCAAATCTTGTACATATTGTTTCATGTTGTAATTAATCTCATACATTGATTTGATATCAGACGCACAAGAACAATAAGCATTATTATTTCTACACCAAATCCAAGTTCCAATTTTAAATCCTATAATGCCACATTATTTTTtcctaaattaaaataaaataaaatctccCAATCAATTAACCCAAATAATCTTTCTCTTTCTATGATGAAAGATTAGAGAGAGAGAAGCTCTCTCTTTCTTTTGCCTcacatataaatatatagtctCTCTCTAGATTATGTTCCTTATACATGGATTGATTGAgagcattattattattattattttttataaacaaacaaCACAAGTGTGTGAAAGCGAGAAGAACAAACATGTCTCTATCTCGCACGTGCTCACACTGCGGCAACAACGGCCACAACTCTCGAACATGCAACGACGGAGGAGGAGGTGATGGTGGTGGCGGTGGAGGAGAAAACAGCATCATGATTTTCGGTGTTAGACTCACTGCAGGAACCACCACCACAGCCGCCgccaacaccaccaccaccaccaccacccacAATAATCCTTTCAGAAAAAGTGCCAGCATGACAAATCTCTCTCAATATCAACAACAGCCTCCTCAAGATTCAACATCCGCCGATGCCGGTTATGTCTCCGATGATGTTGTTCATGCTTCCGGCCGATCCCGTGAACGCAAACGAGGTTAGtagtttaaattaataaaacaattaatttcaattttaactcTCAGTTTAGTTCTTAATAGAGATGATATGAGATTttagagaaaaatattaattggaAGTTTAGAGATGAGATTTTTGGTGTGTATGAATCCATATGGTTGCTAGAAGAACCTAGAAAGAAAGTGTAGAGATGagtttatcaatttttatttttcttggtgaAATTGTGattatcaaattattaacaaaaataaaataaaatttgttggtGTTATAATTACATGAAATTCTgaacttatttattatttatcttttttgagaaaatttattattttatctaaTTCTTCAAAATTCGATTATAATTAGACTATAtacttttacttttatttttaataataattaactatAGGGTCTTACTAATGTTTGTCTTAAGGACACCCGTTAAGCCTTAACAGTTAAGGAACTTTAGAGATGAGATTTTTTGATGTGTGCATTGAAAAATACAACTGTTTaacttttaaataataattgaatacataacttttgaaacaaatatttctaTATCAAGTTATTTATCACGTGCCTTAAATATTTgccttaaataaatataaactttGTTTAAAAATACTAATATGATTAGTTCATTTCTTTTCAATCAGGAAAATATATTAGGTttgttaaataatatattaagtttagtaaaaaaaaaatatattaagtaaATTATTTAGTACTGTTAGAGTTTTGTTGGATACATATATTAAGTAAATTATTAAGTAAATATAAACTTTGTTTAAAAATACTAATATAATTAGTTCATTTCTTTTCAATCAGGAAAATATATTatctatattaaataatatattaagtttagtaaaaaaaattatactatatTAAGTAAATTATTTAGTACTCTTCGGGTTTTGTTGGATACATATACTTGCGgataaaattcattcaaattttgaatttatttttaaaataaaatataacatcaCATGACATTGAATTTTACATATAGTGCATCGATATCCAACTAAATAGTACTACTAgcttattattaaaattttaattattatatttactttaaatattttataatattgaaaaaaatgtttgatttaAGTTATTACTCATTATTATAACATAGTATGCACAATTTTAATAAGATTTGTGCAACATTATTATCAATTCACACCGTGATGATCATAATCTCTAAAGCAACATTTATATTAGTTGAAATTACAAAAATCATAACACAACTGCgattgttatttaaaattctctgaaatattaatagataaagtttgatcaataattattaatattttttgaattcttggatatttaataattaattttagtaaataaaagacggttaattaatttttttgtttttgcttttgttAATGAAGGTGTTCCTTGGACGGAGGAAGAACACAAGTTGTTCTTGTTGGGGTTGCAACAGGTTGGTAAAGGTGATTGGAGAGGAATTTCTAGAAACTTTGTCAAAACTCGCACACCAACTCAGGTTGCAAGTCATGCTCAGAAATATTTCCTCCGCCGTCATAACCAAAACCGCCGCCGCCGGAGATCTAGTCTCTTTGATATCACCACTGATacggtaatttttttatttgtaagaaaaattatcttccttttgttttttatttttgatattttttgttttcaacttaataataataataaaaatcagcgttaaataagtaaatattcTCTATACTTTtctagaatttcatttttaatcacaacttttggtccctacttttaatcaaactcttgtatactttcgcatttttgaatgattttttgtattcatgtttataatattattagaatatctctaataaaaatttattgttttttaataaaagatgaattatttattaatttttatgtgcaaaaaactgaaaaattcatatttaattcatctcttgttaataaaatttaaacttttgcaagagagattcatataatgtactaaacatgaccacataaaaaaatttaaaattttgaatgatacACACGAGTTGAATGACAAGTAGGGATAAAAAATCATGACAAAAAATACTTTAGGGACCAAAAGTTGTTGAAAAATTGTGGGATAAAAAacgaaatttgagatatttataaccctaaaaataataaataacgTTTTGACCATAGTAATGTAATTATTAcacatttattaaattatttttatattatttttatcatataaatattAGATTTGATTTctagatattttttttagttacatttctagatttttttatgtaaaatattttacattgtcaattataattatcatatcattaaaaataattaattttattcatagttatttttaaaatcacatATGATTGTTttcgattttatttttataaaagtataAAATGTTTTATATGGGTAATGCTAACGCTCTGGTCAAAGAAACTAATAAAGGTCTTAACTCACTTAGGTTGGCTTAGTGCTCCTCTTAAggttttaaattcaatttttcttaaggttttaaattcaattttttctgtGTCAATTTTTGGTCGGCTAGTCCATTAAGAATAAAGAAAACTCCTATTTTAAATAGTGTCTCCGCAAGTATGTGGTAAAATTGGTTCTCTCAAATTAatcagtttttaaaaataaaaaagaaaccaaTAAAGGTCAATtgtatataaaacaaaaatcttttatacttgaaaagataaatatatacTACTCTGACCTCTTTTGTAAGCAAAAATTCCTTTTTGCACACTTATTAAGTAGTACCCtttttatcataattttatGTGATATTTCTATTGAAATTTCTAAAATGACCttacaatatattaaatatcATCGGGACTCTACAATCATGttaaaaagtagaacaattaataagagtacttttggaagaataacattaaatgaagttgattttgataacttttgcttatatttaaggccaaaatattttgttgacttttgcttataaataaggtcaGAGGGTGTAAGTACTATTTTAGTATATTAGGATAAAAAATAATCTCATTGATGGGAGTTGGATTTAGTGTAAAGCGTTAAATTTCACAATATGACATTGAAATATTCCATTGACTAAAATAGTATTGCATCTAATAAATTAAGATGTACtatatatagaaacaaaaacgacttttttttactaaaaaaagtGCTGTAATAATGTGATTTGATCAATACATGAGGAGGAAGAGTAACAATTATtctatatatgtttgttttcgttaaaattatattctatttttgtttatatattttgttctctctatatgtttttttttatataattaataaaaaaattgttgttaatgtaattttaagaataaatttaattttgctaaaaaaaaaaaagaatagctCTAATTTCAACTcgaaaaggaaaaaattgatctaatttttattttgattatttattttaggtgaTGGAATCTTCAACTATGATGAAAGATGAACAATTTCAACAAGAAACTGTGGTGCCTCTACCACCACCTACCCCCACTGCATATCCATCCTCCCACTATGGCGGCATCCCCGGGACCCCTTTCCCGATTGGTCTTGGTCCGGTAGCATTGCCGGTGATGAGTGGTGAAATTGCAGCCAAGCCAATTAGACCAACACCAATGTTGCCTCCTTCTTCTAAGATGGCTAATTTGAACTTGAAAGACAAGGCATCTTCTGCTTCTTCTTCCATTGAGCCTTTCCCATTGTCATTGAATTTGCATTCTTCGCCTCCGTCGAACGATCATTCACCAGAAACTAGCGGCCATTCGTCGCCATCGGCTTCGTCATCGGCTTTTAATTCTATGTCTGCAGGCAATTATAGTGGTGGGGGTGGGGATAGCATTATCAGTGTTGCCTGAAAATATAGTTTGGTTAAGTTTTGATCACTTGGGTTTGTAAATTGAGGCAAAGTTGGAAATATACCCAAGggggaaaaaaaagaaataaagaaatattatttaattaagtaGAGAGgataatataatataagtagGAGGGACTAggaataatataataataatatgatatgattatgatgattaagaatttgggaaaaaaaaaaggagaagatAATGTTAGATTATGTAGGTGATTAGCCAAATTAATTGGTGGTTTTTGGTGTACATGTTTGGATTAATGGATAGATTATTAGaatgagaaagagaaaatggGTTTGGCATATTCTATTCTATTGTATGGCTGTTGAGGGATTCTTCTTGTTTCTATTTGTCTGAGGGAGTGTGACCTTGTTGAAGTGATTGGGCAGTGGGTACTCTTTGGTCTCTTATTGGTCTGTTTCTTGCAACTTGctatattaatttttagataTTAGTTTGGacaaaaagaatatatttttattggtaTTTTTTAATGCTTGCcagttgtgatttttttatttgaataaccttttattaataattattaaaaagatACTTTggtttctaccaaaaaaaaaagatacctTGGTAAAAAAAACCTACAAATACCACCTCCCAAGTCCCAACTACTACTAGTATGTACCAATTTACTTCCTCCTCAGTCCTCTCCGCTTAAATACCTTTAATATGTTTCAactatttttttaggtttttcttttttatctatctatatatataaatcctaaatagttctTTTACTTACCACTAATCTAACTCTAATTGTATCAACCAATCATagcttttaaattatttttttcttttttaatttaaaaaaatcacaattcatCGATATGTGTCTCCAATACTAATGCATGAACCCACTATTATGATGGATAATTAAAATGCTTAAATGCTTTCATATTTTTAAAGCCAATATAATTGCTCTAAGTGTAACACTCTCTCATTAAATTCTTATGGTCGTAATTCTTCACCCTTTTATATTaggaaaattctatggtacagCCCCTTATTTGGATTGTTTTGGTGCAGTATTAATCTGACCAACGAGGATAAAGTATTAACTAACTTTAAACTTATATGGTACCTATCATgtatttttatatcaaataatattttaactaaGTCCCTATcatattaaaagttataaaactACCCCgatatttaaattgttttttattttaattatgattgtgaaaaagaaaaaaaacaaagtcagtttcttcttttgaagtttcatGGCTTTCAACGTTACTATCTCCAGTACTTTGGTTTGTCTCTGAATCCAAATTTTTCTTGATTTCTTCCTCCTTAGTCTCACTGAAAGTCTCGTCTTGTTGTGTGACTTCACCGACACTATTTTCTGTCCCTAATTTGCTATCATCTAAGCTCTTGTAAGATTTACTTTCATCTAAAGTTTTTGTCGATCCTCTAAGTTGATTATCATCAATTTGACCATTCGGTGTTTCGGCTTCTACAGATTCTGAATGGCTCTCGCTAATTGAAACTTTTCTacgaaataaaaaaagaaaagaagaagaagatggaatTAAGCTTAAATTTGTCATGGGTTAAACTGATATAGATATTAAGATGGTTTTTCaatttgggtttagggttttcaatttggtcaaatatTGATGCTAGAAAGAAAATGGATGTCGAGGCTTATCACATATATTATTTAGGGATTTacgcatttttttttaattgaaatattgatggttttttttaggatgattttttttaattgaaataaaatttgttttttgtttataatttgtaaatgaatatttacttGATGGGGGACTcatatgcaataaataaaagtttgttaaaaaaaaaagactcacCATAAACTTACGCTGATGTGAGaattaaaatgaattatatTGATGCTCTTACTCTCTCTATTCCATTTAAATACCTCATCACAGTGAACCCTTTTCTCCATAAATCTCTTTCTCACCCTTATTTATTCATTTCTTTTCCCTTTTTGTAATATATTCAcgttttattgttttttctttgattttttttttggtacatgtttttcttttcatttttattctcTTATTTGTGATTTTTTGCATTGGGTTGTATGATATTTATGACTCtctacaaataaattgtttgaaattcaaatgtatttcatatttttagacAACTTCGAGGTATGCCTTTTTCTCTAATATTCATTTTTGTgcaattttatttcatatttttagacAACTTCGAGGTATGCCTTTTTCTCTAATATTCATTTTTGTGCAATTTTCTCTAATATATAagttttacttctttttttttttttgcatttttattctcttaattgtgttattttttttgcactCGGTTGCATGATATTTATGAAACTCTACCGATAATATTGATTGAGATGCAAATGTAATTCATATTGTTGGAAATATTAACTCTAATCCACTTACTACGTTTTAGGATATAATTGGAGAAGTCGAACTAACTCAAGGTGTGAGTCAGATTAAAGGTTTCGTTGTTCCGTTAGTCGATGATTTAATGCAAACACAAAAAATGACTGTGTGGAGTTGATTGAATCCCCTATAATTTGTGTTCAATTTTTGGAAATTATATAGAATATATATGTAATGACGGAAAATAAATATTGTCCACAAATTCAACTCAACTTTTAAAAATACTATGATTGGAGTTTGAATATCTCGGATcctctatttaatttttattattactagcgggccaggcaggcgcgttccgcgcctgcctgtgtctaacttatgtaccaaaaaaaaagatacgcattatgttatggtgagtttgttaataaaagatttttgttgctactaaaaaaaacaagggtaatgttggtattatgaaaattctaccccaaaactcatgtattctttttatatattatagtatagaatagatatagatgaaaaaaccataaaaaaaaagagaggaagttaagggcaattatggaataattaaaaaaccataaaggaagttaagggcaaaatggaccaaaaaaaatccagctcaaactcccttatcccctttatatattgttatagattattattattattattattattattattattattattatttgttattttgataatattttgttttaatttttccaTGTTATATTATAAAACAAggcatcacacccgtgcatcgcatgGGTAAGGATCTAGTTGTTTTACGGATATAAAATTTTTACcgtcacttttttattttaatcaacaaattttattaatggaCAAATACCTTAAAGGGTTGTCaagataaaaacaaagaaagacaAGATGATGAAAACCCATTAACCAAGCACAAGACGGAAATGGGTATGGGATAAAATCAAGTGAAATATATGCCTTTGTGTTAAGGAAAATGGATCAATGAAATTCCACTTGGACATAAAATGTCACATGATAGAACCCCACCCGCACAAGACACAACAAACAAATACACCAACTCACCCCTTACAATAGCTTGAGTACATATCTCCAATACTAAAAAAACAAccaaaaaataccaaaaaaaaaaaactagtctAAATGCTAACCACTTGTTAAATCAGAGTAAGACAAATGATCAACTAAAATCACTCCTTTTAAAATCCTCCAGAGACAACCGGGATCTCTTCTTTGGTTGAAGCATATTCTTATTGATTTTAAGGTTACAGAACAATGAGCTATCCTTCTTTCGAATCATAACTATGCAGTTCAATTGACTTCCAACCCAACCATAACAATGGTATgaaaaaaccgaaccaaaccaaaccattATGGTGTATAgccaaaccaaaccgaactgGAATTATAGTTCAGTTTATTGGTTAACCGAACGGAACTGTTAAGCAGAACTGTACTTATGGTTTCTTGAAATTATGGTTTCCTGAACTGTTAAACACAACTGAATTAGTGAACTTATGGTTTACtgattttctatttgtttttgtaCACAGAATTACAGAACTGTTAAACacttttttaaaacttgaatAACTAAAACTGCTTCTGTAATGTTAAGctatttttatgtgtttataTGTGATTGTTCTTAGATTgcatattgggcctaactcatccttacaaaaccggcttgtaaggtgatgattgcctctagtttataaacacttattcaggtcatctcgcgaggattgcctctactttataaaattaattagtaacttAGCATATTCAATCAGTCATCATTACATTCGCAGAGCCAAGAATTACAATAACAGAGCAAATAGAGTCATCAACAtggaaacaaaattattaagttGTTGAACTACATTCAATGCACCCTTAATAATCCAACTATTATGTCAATTATAAATGAAGAATCATACTGCAAACATGATTCAATACACCCTTTATCTATCACAAATTTGATCTCAGTTTTCAGTTTCATCACATTATTACTATGTTGTTCTTCATAGTTGCAACAAACACTACATCATCACAAATCATCAAAGACTCCGAACTGAAATGCAGAGGTTCGAACTGAGTGAGTGTAGAATCAGAGCTTTAggtttgaactagaaaaaaagTCAAACCTAGAAGGTTCGATTTTGGGATTTAGGGTTCACGAAGGGAGAACTGAAACGATTaggtttgattttgaatttagaATTTAGGGTTTATGTTGTTTCCATGTGAACTGATAAGAGAGAACTCAGAACCTTTGCAAAAACAACTAAGTTTTGAGTTTTTAATTTTGAGTATTGTGGTTCGGTTCGAAACAGTTCGGTGGAGTTATTAGCGGTTCGGTTCACAGTTAGAGAACTATATTTGAATTATTGGTTCGGTTCGAGAACTTATGTCACAGTTCGGTTATTtttggttcggttcggtttgCAATTCATTTTGAACAGTCCTATGCATAAGGTTTGCACTAACCAATAATAAGAAACTTTTGACTCTTAAATACTCTACCACTAAACATGTATAAACCAATGAGCAACACacaaaatacttaaaaaaaaaaaaaaacacgcacACAAAATACTGTTTCTCCAAAGTAGAAcataaaatatttcataaaaaaggCTCAAAATGTTTATTTCAGTACTtcataaatattttcattttgcaTTTGTTGATTACCCTAAATATCTCCAAAGCACTATAGTATTTCATTTCGAACAATTAACCCCATATCACAATTTGCAAGAAACAAACAATTAACACAGCTGcttgattttataatttaagGTTGTAAGCAGTTCTTTGGAAATACAAGATAGAACTGTAATTTAATATAGTCAAACTGTGTCACTCATtgtgggacagagggagtatttcCTTACACGTAACTTTTAATGACCGACAAGCCCATGATAGTTTGCAGAAGCAATATCGAGTGACTTTGAAAACATGAAAGGGAGCATCAGAAACTAAAATCTCATGAAATCGCAGGGAAGAACTTTTAATTGACACTTTCATAcgttttcaaaatgaaaagcgATAATTCTAACTGTAAAATGCCTTGCATGATACGGCTGTGTTTGTATCCCACCCTACCAGACATACACAGTAAGTAAGCCAAGCAAGGTTTGCCATACCATTACCTCTCCTATAGCATTTACATCCAAAAAATCAATCATGTTTAAGCCTTACTGTGTATCAAGCATGTTATTGGAGtgggaaaaaaaaacttgtaaagAGTGTGAACTACATAATTGTGAAAAGGCCTAACTAAACAAATTTATCCGTTACCTCCGGTTGACTTGTTAAACCGAAATTTCTTGATTCACATTGGTTTAACGTTTTGACACAGACAAATGAAGTGACACTCAGAGGGGCAAGGAATCTCTCAATACAACCAAAAGGGCAAATATCCCTAAAGAATATAAAgcacaattttttaattaaaaatactttaaaatatattaaattattaattaagaatACTTAAAATCCGCGATGTGAGCCTTCCTTTTTTTCAGTTCCACTGTTTCATAATTAGAAATTTTGAACAAAatctacaaacaaaaaaaaaccattcaAATAATCAACCAAAAATAACATTCAAATAAGGTAATACTAGTTGTTAAGAAACCTAAAGTGAAAGAAAGACACTAACCACAACCCCATGTATTCTGTGAAACCCCAATTTTATCGTTTCCTATGGAATAACATCTCTCTATACAAAAATGAACATCCAATGGAGTTGGATTTGATATTCAACCCATGCCCATGTAGAATTGGAATACAAACccatagaatttaatttaatattcaaCCCACGATAGAGAGAAAGCATTGGGTACGAATACAAATAAGAAACACACGATAGACAGAAAACTTTATTAGAAACCAAACTACCTCACGGTTGGAGAACGGTTGCCGGTCTTGCCTGCGACATATATAAGTTGCTCTGTAGGGACATGATTCTTCGGAAACGACGCCATGAGTTTTCATATACTGAAAACAGTTCGG
It contains:
- the LOC123909419 gene encoding transcription factor MYB1R1, whose protein sequence is MSLSRTCSHCGNNGHNSRTCNDGGGGDGGGGGGENSIMIFGVRLTAGTTTTAAANTTTTTTTHNNPFRKSASMTNLSQYQQQPPQDSTSADAGYVSDDVVHASGRSRERKRGVPWTEEEHKLFLLGLQQVGKGDWRGISRNFVKTRTPTQVASHAQKYFLRRHNQNRRRRRSSLFDITTDTVMESSTMMKDEQFQQETVVPLPPPTPTAYPSSHYGGIPGTPFPIGLGPVALPVMSGEIAAKPIRPTPMLPPSSKMANLNLKDKASSASSSIEPFPLSLNLHSSPPSNDHSPETSGHSSPSASSSAFNSMSAGNYSGGGGDSIISVA